The DNA region ACGAACATGCAGCCGATGAAGTAGGCCACGGCAATCAGGACCAGCACGCGGTAGGGGTGCTCGGCGGCGGTGGCCAGCACGTCACCGAGCAGCAGCCCCGGGATCTGGGCAAAGGAAATGATCCAGGAAAAGGCCATGCCGGCGGCCACCAGGATGAATACCACCGCGGTAATCAGGCCAGTCGACAGGGCGATCCCAGGCAGATCGGGCAGCTTGACCTGGCGGTAGATGACCATTTCCAGCAGCAGGGCGTAGGCAACCGATATGGATGCCGCCTCGGTGGGGCTGAAGGTGCCGGTGTAGATGCCGCCGATAATAATGACCGGAAATCCGAAGGCCAGCAACGCGCGCCGTATGGCTTTCAGGCGGGCCCGCCAGTCGGCTTTCGGCAGCACGGGAATCCCTTTCCAGACCGAAATGGCGTAGCAATAGAGCGCCATCAGCACCAGGATCATCACGCCCGGTCCGATGCCGGCAATGAATAGATCCCCCACCGAGGTGCCCGAGACCACGCCATAGATAATCATGCCGATCGATGGCGGAATCAGCAAAGCAATGTCACTGGCGTTGATGATCAGGGCCATGGAAAAGCGGTCGCTGTAGCCGGCTTCCAGCAGCCGGGGTCTAAGCGGCTTGCCCATGGCTACCACGGTTGCCTGGGTAGAACCCGAGACCGCGCCGAACAGCGTGCAGGACACCGCCGTGGTGACGGGCAGGCCGCCGCGAATATGGCCGAAAAATTTGCTGACCAGGTCAAGCAGGCGGTCCGCGGTATGACCCTTGATCATGATGTCGGCGGCCAGGATGAACATGGGGACCGCCACCAGCACAGTCTGTTCGACGCCGCCGATCATCTGCTGGACCAGGGTGGCGGGGTTGACCGTGGAGAAGCTGGCGAACATCAGTATCAGCGCGCCGACGATCAGCGGCACCATCATCGGGTAGCCCATGAGCAGCAGCACGATCATGATGGCGCCGGCAATCATTGCCACGGTCGTGGTGTCCAGCCCCGACAGTCCGATCCACTCGAAAAACTCAACCATCGACCTGTCTCTCCCGTGCTTCGCCCAGACTGGACTGTCCGGCGGATTGGGCGGCGCTTTCAT from Wenzhouxiangella sp. AB-CW3 includes:
- a CDS encoding TRAP transporter large permease → MVEFFEWIGLSGLDTTTVAMIAGAIMIVLLLMGYPMMVPLIVGALILMFASFSTVNPATLVQQMIGGVEQTVLVAVPMFILAADIMIKGHTADRLLDLVSKFFGHIRGGLPVTTAVSCTLFGAVSGSTQATVVAMGKPLRPRLLEAGYSDRFSMALIINASDIALLIPPSIGMIIYGVVSGTSVGDLFIAGIGPGVMILVLMALYCYAISVWKGIPVLPKADWRARLKAIRRALLAFGFPVIIIGGIYTGTFSPTEAASISVAYALLLEMVIYRQVKLPDLPGIALSTGLITAVVFILVAAGMAFSWIISFAQIPGLLLGDVLATAAEHPYRVLVLIAVAYFIGCMFVDPIVVILVLTPIFAPAITAAGLDPVHVGTIIVLQAAIGSATPPFGCDIFTAVAIFRRPYMEIIQGTPPFIIILLCSTALLILFPQIALFLPDLMR